The window TTTTATCACAGAAAAAGAAGGCAACAAACTCAACAGAGAAATTTAATAATTATCGTGTTGTGAGAATGTTACCTAATTAGTATTTTCTATCATTTCCTTTGTAGATACTTCACTTTTAGTATTGAAAATTTATGTGCTGATCTTAGTCTTGTGCTATACTTTAAATAGATCATTGGATCTCTGATCCTTCGCCATGTACCTGAGGAAGTCTTTCGAAGGGGATGTTTACATCAATATGAATCTACAATTAAATGTAATCTCTCTCTTCCCCACTCTATTGTATACCACTGCGACATAGGAGTAATTTAAACTTGGTCTTTTTAAGTCGGACataaatttatgtataaaaaatcaaaaaattataacTACTACTTAGGTTGAACGCCGTAGAATTTAAATCTTAGATTTACATCTATATATTAACTTAGGCAATTAAAGTTCAACTTGATCTTTAGCTAACATATATCAATGTAATAGTTCAATATTCTTCGGATATACTGCtcacaaaaatattaaagaatctTAAAGGTTGAGCTAGTATAAGGGAGGATCAAAATTTTTGATAGTTTCACAAGGACATTTTAGATATTTCACTTTTTTGATTGAGTGAATCAAGAGAATACACATGACAATTGATGGTGttcttttgttaaatatttttatttttatccttatttttctttttgttaagataattttcacatatttgtAATTGGTCTCTTCTTACCTCttaataaattatcttttaattaaaattttcttcattttaaattaataatcacTTTTGCTAAAAGAatgttcaaaataacttttcatataaaattaaaattagtaatAATTTTCAACTATACTCTTATAGTCAATATTGTTCAATTctttaaaaaaacatataataaatagGATAACTTAATCAATAATAAACAGTACACTACCTTTACTATTTTTCTTCGTGGACATGAgaaaagataaatcaataattaaaatagggagAATATTCCTTTAAAGGGAGTGTAAAAACTAAACACGGCAAGTAGATGGACCGAATGGAACaatcttttaatgtaatttaattattatgtAATATCCTTAAAGGTCACTATTAAGTTAGTTTACGTAAAGCCTCTAAATTTAGGTTGTAACAATTTTTTATATACTTGAAgtaattgaaatattttattatactagattgaaaaaaaatgaattttgcaAAAACTCTCATCACATGAAATTAtaggtaaaaataaaataataaatattaaaataaatttatttttatcttaaacTGAGAAATTACGCACCCACAAAatcattaaaatatcaatattttttatttttgatcattatttaattgtcattattaaaatatcattatattattatttaaaatattgaattatttgTGGCCTTTTGATTTCTAATATTCTGATAATGCTTTCTTCGCACggagaaaaatttatttaagactatccaattatgtgattaagaactttaataattataaaacttaTCAATAAAATACATTTAATATATCGGTCATTAGATTATCCTTATTGTTGTTGCTGAATATCTCATCCGTACCATCTTCTCTTATGTTAATTATagagttaaaaaatataatataatataaattatattttttaaatttaaattatcatttttatatctttgaGCTTGGACCCGAATTTAACACGAATATATGAAACTAGTACGCTTATATGATAACATAATCTTTAATTTTCAAGTCAAATTAATATTCTTAATCCTCGTAACAAATTCAAATAGCAGTGTTTTCAAACAAACACTAATCATGATGGAATAGAAGACAAATATCGAAAagagatatttttctttttttgttgctATTGTGTGTGTTTAACAATTTGAAAAGTTCAATCTTCATTCCTTTAATGAAAATTTTTGCTATTGTGTATATTTACGATTTGACAAGTTCAATGGTGCTAGACCATAGAATAAGAATAAGACTCACCAGTACTAGATCAAATCCCTCAAAAATATCTGCCTCCACCATTCCAGATAAACATTTAATTAatcgaataaaaaaaaaaatcaacaaacaaaaaactctttcaaactccCCCATTACACAATTCCAGAACCTTCCACACCTTTCTGTAACTTTCTATTCCCCCATTATAATTTCACTTCTTCGCTTCCCTGAAAATTCTCTATTACAATTACAAAATTCTCTTGAAATATACTCTTCAATTCTTGAAGTATCTTCAATTTCAATGGCTTCAGAATCATCATTAACAGAAAGTTTAATGAGTTCAAGTAACAGAGAAGGCCTTTCATTGTTTTTACCATTCATATTAGCCATAACGAACACTCGAATTTCACCATCTTCAATTCAGGATTCATCCAACCCAGAAGAGGAAATACGAGGATCGACAACCCCATCGGATCAGTTTTCCGATCGGATAATCCTGGTAAATCCAGTGAGTCAAGGAATGATAGTAATGGAAATGGGAGCGTCATCTCCGACGTTTGATTCTATTGTCAGTGAACTGATCAAAGAAGGTCAGCCACCAGCTTCGAAAGCGTCAATAGAGGAACTTCCAACTGTTGATGTTCGTGAAGAGGATGAAAAAGATGAATGTGTTGTGTGTTTGGATGAGATGGGAGTTGGTGAAGTAGTGAAGGAAATGCCGTGTAAGCATAGATTTCATGGAGATTGCGTTGTAACGTGGTTAAAGAGTCATGGATCATGTCCGATTTGTAGGTATAAGATGCCGGAAGAAGAGAGTGATTTGAATGACGAGAAGGAAAATGGAAGGCGAAGGAGGGAGATTTGGATGAGTTTTTCTGTTGGAAGTGAAAGGAGAAGTGCTAGTTCTAGTTCAGAAAATGATCAGCATGTTGCACCAGAAGCATagtggattttttttaaaattctttataaaagaattagttttaaagttttcAGTTTGTTCGTTTCAGAATAATATTTGTACAGAGTAATGTTAATTGGTTTGATGGTgaaatggatttttatttttcatgttcaatCATACATTTGTTCCCTGAGACATTAGGTTACTAGTGATATTGTTAGTGATATTGTTGGAGCTTGAAGTTTTGAcaaatgacaatatgaatgaaaaattgggAGTTTGAATGAAATAAGTTGATATATTTAGTGTAATTGAAAACTTCAATTTATGATCATATGGAGAATAGAATaagttaaatttaatttaaatacttgataataaagaaaaactGGGAGTTTTATGTATATGTTGAAAAGTAGGAGAAATATTTTGAGTGCTGATTTTAAAGAGTAAGTAAGAGTTGGAATTAAAGTAAGTCTCACAGACTATGAGAGTTTAGATTAAAGgggagtttaaaataaaaaatgattttttgaagaGTAGTGtttaaatagaaaatttattGATTCACGCACTTATAAAGCATAAACGATAGATTAATTTTATGAAGTATTACTCAATCattgaagaaatatattaaagaacttgattttaaatataaatcattgtgtttgaactattgatgtaatattagttttagtGTGTTATAAATTGAATTAGGAGTCAGTTTTGAGTTGGGGAAAATTTAAAGACTTTGGGAAAGCATATCTTAggaggtgtgtgtagttaggaattagagtttataattcttaattgttgagttatagggattagagtttataatttctatttGTTGGTGATAAGAGTTTTGTAATTAGTGGTTGTTGAGGTAATTTAGTGtagttggggttaaatcttgtagaggtacaggtcgtgattttttacatctttttgagttgggtgttttccacgtaaaaattattgtattttttactttctgtttactgTTTCTTTGAAATACGTCAGGCAACACATTTTATCGATAAGcaaaaattagatgaaaataagaaaatcagtaaGGCATGAATTCTtaataagtggtatcagagtcaggttgtcttaaaaagggtTAGCACctaaaataaagatcaatatgatAATTCTGCACCACCTACTGACTACTACAAAGGACAAGACATTAATAGATCTCCATTGTTCAATGGACAGTAATACTTAGGATAAAAAGAAAGGttgaaagattttcttcaggCTGTTGACTACAAACTCTAGAATAGAATTATTGATGGACTTCAATACCCTATGAAGAAGGATGCTGGAAACAAGGATGTATTAAAAGTTAAGAGTGAGTATGATAAGATCGACTTTAAGATGcttgaaaaaaatgcaaaagcTAAGTATATTCTTATTTGTGGACTTGGACCAGATGAATATAACAGGATCTCAAGTTGCACCACTACAAAACAAATTTGGGAGACTCTTGCAAACGCATATGAGAAAAACATGAATACCTTAGAGCAAAATAAAGGAATTAAGGATAAGTCAATAGCATTGAAAGAGTCTGACAGCGTAGAATCAGATCTGGATAATAGAAAGCTTACCGAGAATTTCAAAAGGTATTTTAAGGAAGGAAAGCGACAGAACAAGAGAGGAACGACTAGAAGGTGTTGTACCAACTATAAGTCTCAAATTGGTTGTTTCAAGTATGAAGATACAGATCACATGATCAGAAATTGTTCATTGTGGGAAATTAAGCAAAAAAATGTAAGAGCTGAAAAAGAGAAATCTTACTTCAAAAGAAAGGAATCATTTTCTACGATGGCTGCATAGGGACCAAGCTCAGAAGAATCTGATGATGATGGAGTTGATGAAAGTGCACTTATGGTTATAGATGACTCAAACATggaagaaaagaaagtaaaatctgaggtaagtatacttgattttaaagataaattgcATCTTTGTTCTAAGAAAAGACTAATTCCCTTGATGAACacattgattgatgattttcacGAGCTCACATCTGAAAGGGATCAGTTATTCAATGCTTTTTCAAGTCTAAAATTTAATTACATTGATCTTGAGACTTGCAAAATGCCATTGATACAGAAAACTGCACCCTAAAGGAACAAGTTAGTCAACTTAGTTCATCAAACCTAGATCTAAAATCAGAAATCTTAAAGTTGTCAattactgaaaaagaaaaaggagccATGAGTGAAATCAACAAAGAATTGAGTATGAACttaaacaaagaaaagatgaattgTTTTGTCAAAGAGAAAaggttagaaagctaactcaagaaaactctaagataaaacttgatcttgaaagagctaacCGATGGACTAAGTCATCTAGAATTGTTAATCATCTAAGTAGTAGGACTCAAAATGAGAAGTTTGAAACATGTTTTCACAAAGAAACTATTTCCTAcaaagatttatgttatatttgtggaaaactaggacaccCAACCACTGAATGTCATGTTGCTGTCAAAAGCAGATCCAGCAATTTAAATctggcaaataaactatctctGACCAAGAAAAGGATAACTAAACTTGGTCAGAGAAACAAGCCACGTAACCTGTTGCCTGCATAGGTTAGAAGAAATCTGATTTATCTATTTACTCATAAGAAATGATTCAAActtgtctgggtgcctaaagttaacccctaacTTGTTTTGCAAGTaagagtgaaaggaggcaagcaaaatttGTGCATAAATAAAGCTTGCTTAAGGTATAagattagaagaaaataaagtttctttcactcaccacatttaaagggggaatggGTCATTTGAAAAATGATCAGATTTGTAGTGCTCGTGTAAGAGAGAAGCAagagagatttaaaaaaaaataaaaaaaaggatgacTGTGAAACTGATGAGCATACACAGGAACTTAttgtaccacctggttcaactgttgtacagactgagggcatattgacaggggaaaaaacaaatcaagaaattgaggcatcaataacaccaacacaagctgatgataattttgttggtaattcataagaattggtgttgtcacaagaaccttgagatatctcatgggaatcaatggcttgagactatggtattcaaatgaaagtaattttactcttgagggctataaaaatgttgattatgtgggttacttaattgactggagaagcaccaaagacactaagtagagagcattttgtaaggaataggttagacttggggatgattaaaattgcatgaactccccccaatgattgactagaataatcatttttcttttaaattttattagctaaaaagttattctattcagtcttgcGCATTTAGTTATGTGTCCCAATTTCAAATTTTGgacttttctaacctaattttgtattagattgtgcagaaaaataggtacaaacaagcaattgtgaccacaaagttcttNNNNNNNNNNNNNNNNNNNNNNNNNNNNNNNNNNNNNNNNNNNNNNNNNNNNNNNNNNNNNNNNNNNNNNNNNNNNNNNNNNNNNNNNNNNNNNNNNNNNNNNNNNNNNNNNNNNNNNNNNNNNNNNNNNNNNNNNNNNNNNNNNNNNNNNNNNNNNNNNNNNNNNNNNNNNNNNNNNNNNNNNNNNNNNNNNNNNNNNNNNNNNNNNNNNNNNNNNNNNNNNNNNNNNNNNNNNNNNNNNNNNNNNNNNNNNNNNNNNNNNNNNNNNNNNNNNNNNNNNNNNNNNNNNNNNNNNNNNNNNNNNNNNNNNNNNNNNNNNNNNNNNNNNNNNNNNNNNNNNNNNNNNNNNNNNNNNNNNNNNNNNNNNNNNNNNNNNNNNNNNNNNNNNNNNNNNNNNNNNNNNNNNNNNNNNNNNNNNNNNNNNNNNNNNNNNNNNNNNNNNNNNNNNNNNNNNNNNNNNNNNNNNNNNNNNNNNNNNNNNNNNNNNNNNNNNNNNNNNNNNNNNNNNNNNNNNNNNNNNNNNNNNNNNNNNNNNNNNNNNNNNNNNNNNNNNNNNNNNNNNNNNNNNNNNNNNNNNNNNNNNNNNNNNNNNNNNNNNNNNNNNNNNNNNNNNNNNNNNNNNNNNNNNNNNNNNNNNNNNNNNNNNNNNNNNNNNNNNNNNNNNNNNNNNNNNNNNNNNNNNNNNNNNNNNNNNNNNNNNNNNNNNNNNNNNNNNNNNNNNNNNNNNNNNNNNNNNNNNNNNNNNNNNNNNNNNNNNNNNNNNNNNNNNNNNNNNNNNNNNNNNNNNNNNNNNNNNNNNNNNNNNNNNNNNNNNNNNNNNNNNNNNNNNNNNNNNNNNNNNNNNNNNNNNNNNNNNNNNNNNNNNNNNNNNNNNNNNNNNNNNNNNNNNNNNNNNNNNNNNNNNNNNNNNNNNNNNNNNNNNNNNNNNNNNNNNNNNNNNNNNNNNNNNNNNNNNNNNNNNNNNNNNNNNNNNNNNNNNNNNNNNNNNNNNNNNNNNNNNNNNNNNNNNNNNNNNNNNNNNNNNNNNNNNNNNNNNNNNNNNNNNNNNNNNNNNNNNNNNNNNNNNNNNNNNNNNNNNNNNNNNNNNNNNNNNNNNNNNNNNNNNNNNNNNNNNNNNNNNNNNNNNNNNNNNNNNNNNNNNNNNNNNNNNNNNNNNNNNNNNNNNNNNNNNNNNNNNNNNNNNNNNNNNNNNNNNNNNNNNNNNNNNNNNNNNNNNNNNNNNNNNNNNNNNNNNNNNNNNNNNNNNNNNNNNNNNNNNNNNNNNNNNNNNNNNNNNNNNNNNNNNNNNNNNNNNNNNNNNNNNNNNNNNNNNNNNNNNNNNNNNNNNNNNNNNNNNNNNNNNNNNNNNNNNNNNNNNNNNNNNNNNNNNNNNNNNNNNNNNNNNNNNNNNNNNNNNNNNNNNNNNNNNNNNNNNNNNNNNNNNNNNNNNNNNNNNNNNNNNNNNNNNNNNNNNNNNNNNNNNNNNNNNNNNNNNNNNNNNNNNNNNNNNNNNNNNNNNNNNNNNNNNNNNNNNNNNNNNNNNNNNNNNNNNNNNNNNNNNNNNNNNNNNNNNNNNNNNNNNNNNNNNNNNNNNNNNNNNNNNNNNNNNNNNNNNNNNNNNNNNNNNNNNNNNNNNNNNNNNNNNNNNNNNNNNNNNNNNNNNNNNNNNNNNNNNNNNNNNNNNNNNNNNNNNNNNNNNNNNNNNNNNNNNNNNNNNNNNNNNNNNNNNNNNNNNNNNNNNNNNNNNNNNNNNNNNNNNNNNNNNNNNNNNNNNNNNNNNNNNNNNNNNNNNNNNNNNNNNNNNNNNNNNNNNNNNNNNNNNNNNNNNNNNNNNNNNNNNNNNNNNNNNNNNNNNNNNNNNNNNNNNNNNNNNNNNNNNNNNNNNNNNNNNNNNNNNNNNNNNNNNNNNNNNNNNNNNNNNNNNNNNNNNNNNNNNNNNNNNNNNNNNNNNNNNNNNNNNNNNNNNNNNNNNNNNNNNNNNNNNNNNNNNNNNNNNNNNNNNNNNNNNNNNNNNNNNNNNNNNNNNNNNNNNNNNNNNNNNNNNNNNNNNNNNNNNNNNNNNNNNNNNNNNNNNNNNNNNNNNNNNNNNNNNNNNNNNNNNNNNNNNNNNNNNNNNNNNNNNNNNNNNNNNNNNNNNNNNNNNNNNNNNNNNNNNNNNNNNNNNNNNNNNNNNNNNNNNNNNNNNNNNNNNNNNNNNNNNNNNNNNNNNNNNNNNNNNNNNNNNNNNNNNNNNNNNNNNNNNNNNNNNNNNNNNNNNNNNNNNNNNNNNNNNNNNNNNNNNNNNNNNNNNNNNNNNNNNNNNNNNNNNNNNNNNNNNNNNNNNNNNNNNNNNNNNNNNNNNNNNNNNNNNNNNNNNNNNNNNNNNNNNNNNNNNNNNNNNNNNNNNNNNNNNNNNNNNNNNNNNNNNNNNNNNNNNNNNNNNNNNNNNNNNNNNNNNNNNNNNNNNNNNNNNNNNNNNNNNNNNNNNNNNNNNNNNNNNNNNNNNNNNNNNNNNNNNNNNNNNNNNNNNNNNNNNNNNNNNNNNNNNNNNNNNNNNNNNNNNNNNNNNNNNNNNNNNNNNNNNNNNNNNNNNNNNNNNNNNNNNNNNNNNNNNNNNNNNNNNNNNNNNNNNNNNNNNNNNNNNNNNNNNNNNNNNNNNNNNNNNNNNNNNNNNNNNNNNNNNNNNNNNNNNNNNNNNNNNNNNNNNNNNNNNNNNNNNNNNNNNNNNNNNNNNNNNNNNNNNNNNNNNNNNNNNNNNNNNNNNNNNNNNNNNNNNNNNNNNNNNNNNNNNNNNNNNNNNNNNNNNNNNNNNNNNNNNNNNNNNNNNNNNNNNNNNNNNNNNNNNNNNNNNNNNNNNNNNNNNNNNNNNNNNNNNNNNNNNNNNNNNNNNNNNNNNNNNNNNNNNNNNNNNNNNNNNNNNNNNNNNNNNNNNNNNNNNNNNNNNNNNNNNNNNNNNNNNNNNNNNNNNNNNNNNNNNNNNNNNNNNNNNNNNNNNNNNNNNNNNNNNNNNNNNNNNNNNNNNNNNNNNNNNNNNNNNNNNNNGCTTTATAGTACTATCATTCATTTGGGATAACTAATCCTGCATTAATTTTAGGATGAGCATATCGTATGTTTGGTTGGATAAATTTATGGGAATATAAGTGCTATTTTTCTCGCATATTGAGGATGAAATAATAATTCCGAAATAAGTTATCCCGAAataacttgttttccaaccaTTTAAGTTATATCTCAAAGAACTTTGAGCCTTGTACACCCGCGTTACACTATCAATGTAGTTTAATATATTTGGCCACTAATTATCTACTTTGACTTTCTTATGTGTCACTCATCAGAGTTGGCATGTGAAAAATTTTGTAACCACCGGGTATTCTCTTTATCTTTGGTGAAGATCTATCGAAAGTAATCTCTCTATCATCACAGGATAGAGGTAAAGTTACATACCCACTATCCTTTCTGGACCTCAATTACACTCATGGAACTACACTGAAAATAGGATGGTGAGAAGGAAGAATGTGAAACTCAATACTGAGACACATGATAATATTTGGAAAGTGAAACACAAAATTATACAAAGAAATTGAGGCCAATGTTGAAGTGAAATATCAGCCCAAAAGAGGGCCTAAATGAATCAAAATCTTGTGAAACCCAAATGATCTTAGCCCAATAAGACAATAAGCTAAATTGGACTTTTAGCTGACCAATAGATTTACTTGCTAAGTAGACTTGAAAattgacataatacataaatatacatcttaaTTTGACTTTAACGAACAACTAAacattcatattttaaaatacatatttaaacattttaactaaaattaatttcGTAAACATCTTAACTATAAAAATACACATCTAGAATGCACTTCTTACGGATGTCTAAATgtacaattttaaaatttagatatttgtgAGACACATCTAGTTAAAGCGTTTACAAAAGCACAGTAAAATTAGATAAAGTATTTGAATACGCACAATACTAGAAGTTGACTAGTGATTTGAGGAGTTTAAATAACATGTTGAGGTTATTTTTCGAATCGTCTTAGTAAAATTCTCCAAATTCACCTTCCACCACTATCTATTATGTCAAAATAAAATGTCTTAACTGACTAACAAATATTATACCACATTAGCAATTATTAGTCTCATGTATCAAAATCAGTCTCTCTActccataaaataaaatatcgaTCTTAACTGAttgataaaaattaatttctctaCTTCATATCTTAACGGATTAATAAAGGTATGTCAAAATCAACTTCTCTATTTCATTTATATCAAAATTAACTTCTCTACTTCATTTAAAGTCTGATATATTTGTAATATAAATCTACtcatttaaaataatgatataaCCCTGCACATACTTTATTCTTTCAGTTTCAGATTGTAGTAATATAAACTGCACTTTCATGGAAATAAAGTTCAACTCATTTGAGTAAGTGACATAAACCGCGTACAATTTATCCACTAAACCTCACTTCGTGGAAAGACAGTCGGTATGTTTTTGTTCTGTTCCAATTATTGCTACCTTCTAAATAGCAATAAATAGCAATATCTGTTAAGAATTCGCGCCctactgattttcttattttcgcctaacttttgcttatcgatggaacgtgttgcctgacgtgttccactgaCGTATTTCAAGAAAGcggtaaacaaaaagtaaagaacacaatgatttttacgtgaaaaacacccggctcaaaaaggtgtaaaaaaccacgacctgtacctctacaggatttaaccccaaataACTCTGAgtctcaacaacgactgattacaaaactcttgtaaccaacaaataggaattataaactctaatccctataactcaacaactaggaattagacacacctcccaaggtatgctttctcaaagtctctgagttttcccagagactagctcctaattcagtttataacacactgaaactaatattacatcaataattcaaacacaatgaacaactttaaaaatcaacgctaaaactcttagttggattctatacttaggatcaggttcttcaatgtgtttcttcggtgattgagtagcacttcgtgaagtcaatctatcgattgtgcttttctgctttgtaagtgcgtgaattactctgaatgatgcatcttctatttaagcacagctctccaaagagtcattctttattttaaactcctcctttaattaaaactctcattacatagagttctacttcaagtgagactctttctttaatttcaactcttgtctccttagtgttgtagtaaaactccaactcttttaaatCAGCATATGcttatttatcagaatctttcttCTCCCACATATAGAACTCTTCAAGATagactcagaagtgaaactcttTCTTTACGGAGGACTCCTTTTTTAACTcaacttgttttcccttatcatcaagtgtttgaattaaattcaacttgttctatttCCCATGTGATCGGTAAGTTGAAGTTTCCAGTTGCACTgaattaactcatatcaacttgtttcattcatattgtcatacatcaaaacttcaaggttccaacaaattcccccattttgatgatgaaaacctcctgtctttgtgcattcaaatatcttcacctgtaggcactaaagtataaaacactagaatgaaacaagttagtcaatgggttataaacattgcacacCCCTCTTATcttccccttttggcatcatcgaaaaaccattttaatgcaataatatactagccagagtgatttgttatgctattcatggccattgaggctatcaccaaaacaatcagacaaagaccctagccaacatagtaatatattaaagagaaaaaaaatgagtcaatttagcaaagataaccattccagTTAACTAACAGAGTatgttccacattaaacctaaacaagtactgaacaaagcaaaacaactgagcattaaaaaatatggtataaaagtgggacaAGGCTAAGGATATAAATAGTGAAGAGAAAGGAGGAAcaggtgatatcaactgtgtcaattgacgaatgacttcaacattttcatccctctcttaatcaaggtcaagcttcaaagtcatgatcctagcctTAAAGACCTCTTATTCAACTTCATGACTGTCTTATGCAGCTTctagttcagatttttttttctgaaataag of the Capsicum annuum cultivar UCD-10X-F1 chromosome 11, UCD10Xv1.1, whole genome shotgun sequence genome contains:
- the LOC107868099 gene encoding E3 ubiquitin-protein ligase MPSR1, with amino-acid sequence MASESSLTESLMSSSNREGLSLFLPFILAITNTRISPSSIQDSSNPEEEIRGSTTPSDQFSDRIILVNPVSQGMIVMEMGASSPTFDSIVSELIKEGQPPASKASIEELPTVDVREEDEKDECVVCLDEMGVGEVVKEMPCKHRFHGDCVVTWLKSHGSCPICRYKMPEEESDLNDEKENGRRRREIWMSFSVGSERRSASSSSENDQHVAPEA